A genome region from Euphorbia lathyris chromosome 4, ddEupLath1.1, whole genome shotgun sequence includes the following:
- the LOC136225739 gene encoding probable receptor-like protein kinase At1g11050 isoform X2 has translation MGFLFLLTIFLCVIFPANEAAAAAAAAAASNVNVSSTSTCPMDLNYVLKIPWNKTACKNYQPSSNDSSNSQNDITNLDPCCRTLLSLFGVGLAKHLRKTSLFQLPDLPTSVSCLEDYQAKLTSLSLPDHVLSHCFDPTQFVITPNICAHVQTYQDWVAILGKSTELDLACKPDLVDLTACSSCVAAGFKVQSLLMLKDGNKSHATDCFYYTVLYAAGFVNDFGPESNGAVTCIFGLDLNSDLGSNSKGHSARVFGFTGAGVAVLVMSSLLGLYYWYDKKWKKRKSSASASFSPFDLEEQGSRPKLRPNTGSIWFKIHDLEKATDNFSNKNFIGRGGFGFVYKGVLSDGTVVAVKRVIESDFQGDAEFRNEVEIISNLKHRNLVPLRGCCVVDEGEDYNENESQRYLVYDYMPNGNLDDHLFPSSDNRIEKNLLTWPQRKNIILDVAKGLAYLHYGVKPAIYHRDIKATNILLDADMRARVADFGLAKQSREGQSHLTTRVAGTHGYLAPEYALYGQLTERSDVYSFGIVVLEIMCGRKALDLSSSGSPYSFLITDWVWSLAKSGKTEAALEPFLLQVGDSSTSNPKAIMERFVLVGILCAHVMVALRPTILEALKMLEGDTEVPAIPDRPIPLSHPSSFGDGSTFTISPALSFPQLHSGEMLRYS, from the exons ATGGgctttcttttcttattaacaaTCTTTCTCTGTGTTATCTTCCCTGCAAAtgaagcagcagcagcagcagcagcagcagcagccaGTAATGTTAATGTATCATCCACATCCACATGTCCTATGGACCTTAATTACGTGTTGAAAATTCCATGGAACAAAACTGCTTGCAAAAACTATCAACCTTCTTCAAACGACTCCTCCAATTCTCAAAACGACATCACCAATTTAGACCCTTGTTGCAGGACTCTTCTTTCCCTCTTTGGTGTAGGACTTGCCAAGCATCTCAGGAAAACTTCTCTCTTTCAGCTCCCTGATTTACCCACTTCTGTTTCTTGCCTTGAAGATTATCAAGCAAAACTCACCTCTCTTTCTCTTCCTGATCATGTATTATCCCATTGTTTTGATCCTACCCAGTTTGTTATAACTCCTAATATTTGTGCCCATGTGCAGACCTATCAGGATTGGGTTGCTATTTTGGGTAAGTCAACGGAGCTTGATTTGGCTTGCAAGCCTGATCTTGTTGATCTTACTGCTTGTAGTTCTTGTGTAGCAGCTGGATTTAAAGTTCAATCCCTGTTGATGTTGAAGGACGGTAATAAATCTCACGCTACGGATTGTTTTTATTATACAGTTTTGTATGCTGCTGGTTTTGTTAATGATTTTGGTCCTGAAAGTAATGGGGCTGTAACATGTATATTTGGGTTGGATTTGAATTCTGATTTGGGTTCAAATAGTAAAGGTCATTCTGCTAGGGTTTTTGGTTTTACTGGTGCTGGTGTTGCAGTTTTAGTTATGTCTAGTTTGTTAGGTTTGTATTACTGGTATGATAAGAAatggaagaagagaaagagttCTGCTTCTGCTTCTTTTTCACCCTTTGATTTGGAGGAACAAGGGTCTAGGCCAAAACTGAGGCCGAATACCGGGTCAATTTGGTTCAAGATTCATGATCTTGAGAAAGCAACAGATAATTTCTCAAACAAGAATTTCATTGGGAGAGGAGGGTTTGGTTTTGTTTATAAGGGGGTTTTATCTGATGGGACAGTTGTTGCTGTTAAGAGGGTTATAGAGTCTGATTTTCAAGGAGATGCAGAATTTAGGAACGAGGTTGAGATTATTAGCAATTTGAAGCACCGCAATCTGGTGCCACTTAGAGGGTGTtgtgtagttgatgaaggagaGGATTATAATGAGAATGAGAGCCAAAGGTATCTAGTTTATGATTACATGCCTAATGGGAATCTTGATGATCATTTGTTTCCATCTTCTGATAATCGAATCGAAAAGAACCTATTAACTTGGCCTCAGAGGAAGAACATAATTTTAGATGTCGCAAAGGGATTAGCTTATTTGCATTATGGGGTGAAGCCTGCAATATATCATAGAGATATTAAAGCCACAAATATATTGCTAGATGCTGATATGAGAGCAAGAGTTGCTGATTTCGGGTTGGCAAAGCAGAGTAGGGAAGGGCAATCTCATCTCACCACAAGAGTTGCTGGAACTCATGGATACTTAGCTCCCGAATATGCACTTTATGGGCAGCTAACTGAGAGGAGTGATGTTTATAGCTTTGGTATAGTTGTGCTGGAGATAATGTGTGGGAGAAAAGCTCTTGATTTGTCATCATCTGGTTCCCCATATTCTTTTCTGATTACAGACTGGGTTTGGTCATTGGCGAAATCCGGGAAAACGGAAGCAGCTTTGGAGCCTTTTTTGTTGCAAGTTGGGGATTCTTCAACATCAAATCCAAAGGCTATAATGGAGAGATTTGTGCTTGTTGGAATTTTATGTGCTCATGTGATGGTGGCTTTAAGGCCTACTATACTTGAAGCTCTCAAAATGTTGGAAGGAGATACTGAAGTTCCAGCTATTCCTGATCGCCCGATTCCTCTTAGCCATCCATCCTCTTTTGGTGATGGAAGTACCTTCACCATCTCACCAGCCCTGAGTTTTCCGCAGTTGCATAGTGGAGAAATGCTCAG ATATTCGTAA
- the LOC136225739 gene encoding probable receptor-like protein kinase At1g11050 isoform X3, producing the protein MGFLFLLTIFLCVIFPANEAAAAAAAAAASNVNVSSTSTCPMDLNYVLKIPWNKTACKNYQPSSNDSSNSQNDITNLDPCCRTLLSLFGVGLAKHLRKTSLFQLPDLPTSVSCLEDYQAKLTSLSLPDHVLSHCFDPTQFVITPNICAHVQTYQDWVAILGKSTELDLACKPDLVDLTACSSCVAAGFKVQSLLMLKDGNKSHATDCFYYTVLYAAGFVNDFGPESNGAVTCIFGLDLNSDLGSNSKGHSARVFGFTGAGVAVLVMSSLLGLYYWYDKKWKKRKSSASASFSPFDLEEQGSRPKLRPNTGSIWFKIHDLEKATDNFSNKNFIGRGGFGFVYKGVLSDGTVVAVKRVIESDFQGDAEFRNEVEIISNLKHRNLVPLRGCCVVDEGEDYNENESQRYLVYDYMPNGNLDDHLFPSSDNRIEKNLLTWPQRKNIILDVAKGLAYLHYGVKPAIYHRDIKATNILLDADMRARVADFGLAKQSREGQSHLTTRVAGTHGYLAPEYALYGQLTERSDVYSFGIVVLEIMCGRKALDLSSSGSPYSFLITDWVWSLAKSGKTEAALEPFLLQVGDSSTSNPKAIMERFVLVGILCAHVMVALRPTILEALKMLEGDTEVPAIPDRPIPLSHPSSFGDGSTFTISPALSFPQLHSGEMLS; encoded by the exons ATGGgctttcttttcttattaacaaTCTTTCTCTGTGTTATCTTCCCTGCAAAtgaagcagcagcagcagcagcagcagcagcagccaGTAATGTTAATGTATCATCCACATCCACATGTCCTATGGACCTTAATTACGTGTTGAAAATTCCATGGAACAAAACTGCTTGCAAAAACTATCAACCTTCTTCAAACGACTCCTCCAATTCTCAAAACGACATCACCAATTTAGACCCTTGTTGCAGGACTCTTCTTTCCCTCTTTGGTGTAGGACTTGCCAAGCATCTCAGGAAAACTTCTCTCTTTCAGCTCCCTGATTTACCCACTTCTGTTTCTTGCCTTGAAGATTATCAAGCAAAACTCACCTCTCTTTCTCTTCCTGATCATGTATTATCCCATTGTTTTGATCCTACCCAGTTTGTTATAACTCCTAATATTTGTGCCCATGTGCAGACCTATCAGGATTGGGTTGCTATTTTGGGTAAGTCAACGGAGCTTGATTTGGCTTGCAAGCCTGATCTTGTTGATCTTACTGCTTGTAGTTCTTGTGTAGCAGCTGGATTTAAAGTTCAATCCCTGTTGATGTTGAAGGACGGTAATAAATCTCACGCTACGGATTGTTTTTATTATACAGTTTTGTATGCTGCTGGTTTTGTTAATGATTTTGGTCCTGAAAGTAATGGGGCTGTAACATGTATATTTGGGTTGGATTTGAATTCTGATTTGGGTTCAAATAGTAAAGGTCATTCTGCTAGGGTTTTTGGTTTTACTGGTGCTGGTGTTGCAGTTTTAGTTATGTCTAGTTTGTTAGGTTTGTATTACTGGTATGATAAGAAatggaagaagagaaagagttCTGCTTCTGCTTCTTTTTCACCCTTTGATTTGGAGGAACAAGGGTCTAGGCCAAAACTGAGGCCGAATACCGGGTCAATTTGGTTCAAGATTCATGATCTTGAGAAAGCAACAGATAATTTCTCAAACAAGAATTTCATTGGGAGAGGAGGGTTTGGTTTTGTTTATAAGGGGGTTTTATCTGATGGGACAGTTGTTGCTGTTAAGAGGGTTATAGAGTCTGATTTTCAAGGAGATGCAGAATTTAGGAACGAGGTTGAGATTATTAGCAATTTGAAGCACCGCAATCTGGTGCCACTTAGAGGGTGTtgtgtagttgatgaaggagaGGATTATAATGAGAATGAGAGCCAAAGGTATCTAGTTTATGATTACATGCCTAATGGGAATCTTGATGATCATTTGTTTCCATCTTCTGATAATCGAATCGAAAAGAACCTATTAACTTGGCCTCAGAGGAAGAACATAATTTTAGATGTCGCAAAGGGATTAGCTTATTTGCATTATGGGGTGAAGCCTGCAATATATCATAGAGATATTAAAGCCACAAATATATTGCTAGATGCTGATATGAGAGCAAGAGTTGCTGATTTCGGGTTGGCAAAGCAGAGTAGGGAAGGGCAATCTCATCTCACCACAAGAGTTGCTGGAACTCATGGATACTTAGCTCCCGAATATGCACTTTATGGGCAGCTAACTGAGAGGAGTGATGTTTATAGCTTTGGTATAGTTGTGCTGGAGATAATGTGTGGGAGAAAAGCTCTTGATTTGTCATCATCTGGTTCCCCATATTCTTTTCTGATTACAGACTGGGTTTGGTCATTGGCGAAATCCGGGAAAACGGAAGCAGCTTTGGAGCCTTTTTTGTTGCAAGTTGGGGATTCTTCAACATCAAATCCAAAGGCTATAATGGAGAGATTTGTGCTTGTTGGAATTTTATGTGCTCATGTGATGGTGGCTTTAAGGCCTACTATACTTGAAGCTCTCAAAATGTTGGAAGGAGATACTGAAGTTCCAGCTATTCCTGATCGCCCGATTCCTCTTAGCCATCCATCCTCTTTTGGTGATGGAAGTACCTTCACCATCTCACCAGCCCTGAGTTTTCCGCAGTTGCATAGTGGAGAAATGCTCAG TTGA
- the LOC136225739 gene encoding probable receptor-like protein kinase At1g11050 isoform X1, giving the protein MGFLFLLTIFLCVIFPANEAAAAAAAAAASNVNVSSTSTCPMDLNYVLKIPWNKTACKNYQPSSNDSSNSQNDITNLDPCCRTLLSLFGVGLAKHLRKTSLFQLPDLPTSVSCLEDYQAKLTSLSLPDHVLSHCFDPTQFVITPNICAHVQTYQDWVAILGKSTELDLACKPDLVDLTACSSCVAAGFKVQSLLMLKDGNKSHATDCFYYTVLYAAGFVNDFGPESNGAVTCIFGLDLNSDLGSNSKGHSARVFGFTGAGVAVLVMSSLLGLYYWYDKKWKKRKSSASASFSPFDLEEQGSRPKLRPNTGSIWFKIHDLEKATDNFSNKNFIGRGGFGFVYKGVLSDGTVVAVKRVIESDFQGDAEFRNEVEIISNLKHRNLVPLRGCCVVDEGEDYNENESQRYLVYDYMPNGNLDDHLFPSSDNRIEKNLLTWPQRKNIILDVAKGLAYLHYGVKPAIYHRDIKATNILLDADMRARVADFGLAKQSREGQSHLTTRVAGTHGYLAPEYALYGQLTERSDVYSFGIVVLEIMCGRKALDLSSSGSPYSFLITDWVWSLAKSGKTEAALEPFLLQVGDSSTSNPKAIMERFVLVGILCAHVMVALRPTILEALKMLEGDTEVPAIPDRPIPLSHPSSFGDGSTFTISPALSFPQLHSGEMLRDF; this is encoded by the exons ATGGgctttcttttcttattaacaaTCTTTCTCTGTGTTATCTTCCCTGCAAAtgaagcagcagcagcagcagcagcagcagcagccaGTAATGTTAATGTATCATCCACATCCACATGTCCTATGGACCTTAATTACGTGTTGAAAATTCCATGGAACAAAACTGCTTGCAAAAACTATCAACCTTCTTCAAACGACTCCTCCAATTCTCAAAACGACATCACCAATTTAGACCCTTGTTGCAGGACTCTTCTTTCCCTCTTTGGTGTAGGACTTGCCAAGCATCTCAGGAAAACTTCTCTCTTTCAGCTCCCTGATTTACCCACTTCTGTTTCTTGCCTTGAAGATTATCAAGCAAAACTCACCTCTCTTTCTCTTCCTGATCATGTATTATCCCATTGTTTTGATCCTACCCAGTTTGTTATAACTCCTAATATTTGTGCCCATGTGCAGACCTATCAGGATTGGGTTGCTATTTTGGGTAAGTCAACGGAGCTTGATTTGGCTTGCAAGCCTGATCTTGTTGATCTTACTGCTTGTAGTTCTTGTGTAGCAGCTGGATTTAAAGTTCAATCCCTGTTGATGTTGAAGGACGGTAATAAATCTCACGCTACGGATTGTTTTTATTATACAGTTTTGTATGCTGCTGGTTTTGTTAATGATTTTGGTCCTGAAAGTAATGGGGCTGTAACATGTATATTTGGGTTGGATTTGAATTCTGATTTGGGTTCAAATAGTAAAGGTCATTCTGCTAGGGTTTTTGGTTTTACTGGTGCTGGTGTTGCAGTTTTAGTTATGTCTAGTTTGTTAGGTTTGTATTACTGGTATGATAAGAAatggaagaagagaaagagttCTGCTTCTGCTTCTTTTTCACCCTTTGATTTGGAGGAACAAGGGTCTAGGCCAAAACTGAGGCCGAATACCGGGTCAATTTGGTTCAAGATTCATGATCTTGAGAAAGCAACAGATAATTTCTCAAACAAGAATTTCATTGGGAGAGGAGGGTTTGGTTTTGTTTATAAGGGGGTTTTATCTGATGGGACAGTTGTTGCTGTTAAGAGGGTTATAGAGTCTGATTTTCAAGGAGATGCAGAATTTAGGAACGAGGTTGAGATTATTAGCAATTTGAAGCACCGCAATCTGGTGCCACTTAGAGGGTGTtgtgtagttgatgaaggagaGGATTATAATGAGAATGAGAGCCAAAGGTATCTAGTTTATGATTACATGCCTAATGGGAATCTTGATGATCATTTGTTTCCATCTTCTGATAATCGAATCGAAAAGAACCTATTAACTTGGCCTCAGAGGAAGAACATAATTTTAGATGTCGCAAAGGGATTAGCTTATTTGCATTATGGGGTGAAGCCTGCAATATATCATAGAGATATTAAAGCCACAAATATATTGCTAGATGCTGATATGAGAGCAAGAGTTGCTGATTTCGGGTTGGCAAAGCAGAGTAGGGAAGGGCAATCTCATCTCACCACAAGAGTTGCTGGAACTCATGGATACTTAGCTCCCGAATATGCACTTTATGGGCAGCTAACTGAGAGGAGTGATGTTTATAGCTTTGGTATAGTTGTGCTGGAGATAATGTGTGGGAGAAAAGCTCTTGATTTGTCATCATCTGGTTCCCCATATTCTTTTCTGATTACAGACTGGGTTTGGTCATTGGCGAAATCCGGGAAAACGGAAGCAGCTTTGGAGCCTTTTTTGTTGCAAGTTGGGGATTCTTCAACATCAAATCCAAAGGCTATAATGGAGAGATTTGTGCTTGTTGGAATTTTATGTGCTCATGTGATGGTGGCTTTAAGGCCTACTATACTTGAAGCTCTCAAAATGTTGGAAGGAGATACTGAAGTTCCAGCTATTCCTGATCGCCCGATTCCTCTTAGCCATCCATCCTCTTTTGGTGATGGAAGTACCTTCACCATCTCACCAGCCCTGAGTTTTCCGCAGTTGCATAGTGGAGAAATGCTCAG ggATTTTTAA
- the LOC136227144 gene encoding receptor-like protein 3 produces MQFPVFAFVSVLLCCLASLDQACNQFDHESLLSFSLNISSSIPLNWLSSQDCCKWEGIGCASDGRVTTLWLPSIGLTGVFPQAIWNLTHLSQLNLSHNRFSGPLSRGLFFSSLIALETLDLSYNLLHGEFPSFLPSRHIEFLDLSSNFFDGEIPSTFFELAENLVSFNVSNNSFTGFIPSSICSNSSLPVKLLDFSYNDFTGLIPDKIGQCSEIEVFRAGFNNLSGALPQDIYKAVTLQEISLHSNGLSGRISHGISNLTNLKSLELYGNQLTGIISPDIGKMLSLQMLLLHLNNLTGPLPASLANCSKLVDLNLGFNYLEGDLTAFDFSKLANLRMLDFGNNNFTGTIPQTLYSCHSLTALRLSFNYFQGDISTDIIALKSLSFLSLSHNKLSNVTGAIKILMRLENLQILLLSKNFWNEPIPSDDNIEILDGFRNLQILGLGGCKFSGHIPAWLAKLQKLQVLDLSLNWITGSIPAWLVSLPSLFYIDLSSNLISGEFPEAINLLPALATKNTNNHVNTSYLEMPVLVKIKNSNYQQYLKLSNLPPAIYLSNNHLSGNIPVQIGQLKFLLVLDLSNNNFSGEIPSEFSNLTNLEKLDLSGNHLTGQIPQSLKGLHFLSSFSIADNNLQGPIPSGGQFDTFPLSSFVDNPGLCGSILLRPCSYQPETTGPITPEESSTDTLLFGLIAGLVFGFIIGTASGFLYPMKKLMFLQKHIRLRHSDVHRQSSVRPLYASP; encoded by the coding sequence ATGCAATTCCCTGTTTTCGCCTTTGTATCAGTTCTTCTATGTTGCCTTGCCTCTCTTGACCAAGCTTGTAACCAGTTTGATCATGAATCCCTTTTGTCATTCTCACTCAACATCTCATCTTCCATTCCCTTGAATTGGTTGTCATCTCAAGATTGCTGCAAATGGGAAGGAATTGGTTGTGCTTCCGATGGTAGAGTCACCACTCTTTGGCTGCCTTCAATAGGTCTAACTGGTGTTTTTCCACAAGCTATATGGAACCTCACACATCTTTCTCAACTCAACCTATCCCATAACCGGTTTTCGGGCCCTCTTTCCCGCGGATTATTCTTTTCGTCTTTGATTGCACTTGAGACTCTTGATCTCAGTTACAATCTTCTCCATGGTGAGTTTCCATCATTCCTTCCTTCCAGGCATATTGAGTTTCTAGATTTATCTAGTAATTTTTTTGATGGAGAGATACCTTCAACATTCTTCGAGCTAGCAGAAAATTTAGTAAGTTTTAATGTCAGCAACAATAGCTTCACAGGGTTTATTCCTTCTTCTATCTGCTCCAATTCTTCTCTCCCTGTCAAACTCCTGGATTTTTCCTACAATGATTTTACTGGCCTAATACCTGACAAAATTGGACAGTGTTCCGAAATCGAGGTGTTCCGGGCAGGTTTTAACAATCTATCAGGAGCACTTCCTCAGGATATTTACAAAGCTGTTACCCTGCAAGAAATTTCTTTGCATTCAAATGGCCTTTCTGGACGCATCAGCCATGGCATTAGCAATCTCACAAACCTGAAAAGTCTTGAGCTTTACGGTAATCAGTTGACCGGAATCATCTCTCCGGATATTGGCAAGATGTTGAGCTTACAAATGTTGCTCCTCCATCTCAACAATCTGACTGGTCCTTTGCCTGCATCTCTTGCAAACTGCAGCAAACTCGTCGATTTGAATTTAGGTTTCAACTACTTAGAAGGAGATCTTACAGCATTTGATTTCTCTAAACTCGCCAATCTTCGGATGCTTGATTTTGGTAACAATAATTTTACTGGTACAATTCCACAGACACTTTATTCATGTCATTCTTTGACTGCATTGAGACTGagtttcaattattttcaaGGAGACATTTCAACTGACATAATTGCTCTGAAATCATTATCTTTCCTATCACTTTCTCACAACAAGTTAAGCAATGTCACTGGTGCAATCAAGATACTGATGAGACTAGAGAACCTCCAAATTCTGCTCCTTTCGAAGAATTTTTGGAATGAACCCATCCCATCTGATGATAACATAGAAATATTGGATGGATTCCGAAATCTTCAAATTTTGGGATTAGGTGGCTGCAAATTCAGTGGTCATATTCCTGCTTGGCTAGCTAAGCTCCAGAAGCTACAGGTCTTGGATTTGTCACTAAATTGGATCACTGGCTCGATTCCCGCTTGGTTAGTAAGTCTACCAAGCCTTTTCTACATAGATTTGAGTAGTAACCTCATATCAGGTGAATTTCCTGAAGCAATTAACTTACTTCCAGCATTGGCAACGAAGAACACAAACAACCATGTGAATACGAGCTATCTAGAGATGCCTGTCCTTGTAaagataaaaaattcaaattatcAGCAATATCTTAAACTTTCCAATTTACCTCCAGCAATATACCTTAGCAACAACCACCTCAGCGGGAATATACCTGTTCAGATTGGTCAATTGAAATTCCTTCTTGTCCTGGATCTCAGTAACAACAACTTCTCCGGAGAAATTCCAAGTGAATTCTCCAACCTGACCAACTTAGAGAAATTGGATCTCTCCGGAAATCATCTTACTGGTCAAATTCCGCAATCGTTGAAAGGACTGCATTTCTTATCTTCGTTTAGCATTGCAGACAACAATCTTCAAGGACCTATACCATCAGGAGGGCAGTTTGATACTTTTCCTCTCTCCAGTTTCGTGGACAATCCAGGTTTGTGCGGTTCAATTCTGCTGCGTCCATGTTCTTATCAACCAGAGACTACCGGTCCTATTACTCCTGAAGAATCCTCAACTGATACACTTTTATTTGGACTCATTGCTGGACTTGTATTTGGATTTATTATTGGAACTGCGAGCGGATTTCTCTACCCTATGAAGAAGCTAATGTTCCTGCAGAAGCACATCAGGCTCAGACACTCAGATGTACACAGACAGTCATCTGTTAGGCCTCTGTATGCATCTCCATGA